In one window of Azoarcus olearius DNA:
- the urtC gene encoding urea ABC transporter permease subunit UrtC produces the protein MRTPFTVRLFQSMPKTGWVALAIFAVVACVGVPVAHLALPEGHALHLSAYTVSLLGKILCYMVVAVAMDLIWGYAGILSLGHGLFFALGGYAFGMYLMRQIGRDGSYQSDLPDFMVFLDWKELPWYWAGSDSFLWALFLAMALPGLVAFVFGYFAFRSRIKGVYFSIITQALTYAAMLLFFRNETGFGGNNGFTDFKRILGYSITSPEMRATLFALSALLLIACLVLGRYLVSSRFGRVLAAIRDAESRVMFIGYNPLHYKLFMWTLSAVLCGLAGALYVPQVGIINPSEMSPANSIEIAVWVAVGGRGTLVGAVLGAGIVNLAKSFFTVTVPEYWPFFLGFLFIAVTLYLPDGVVGLWRKLRARKGPDSAAAAPAVTAAPVGETAPETTVAKGATA, from the coding sequence ATGCGCACCCCATTCACCGTAAGACTGTTCCAGAGCATGCCGAAGACCGGCTGGGTCGCGCTCGCGATCTTCGCCGTCGTCGCCTGCGTCGGCGTGCCCGTCGCCCACCTCGCACTGCCGGAGGGCCATGCGCTGCACCTGTCGGCCTACACCGTCAGCCTGCTCGGCAAGATCCTGTGCTACATGGTGGTGGCGGTGGCGATGGACCTGATCTGGGGCTACGCCGGCATCCTCAGCCTCGGCCACGGCCTCTTCTTCGCCCTCGGCGGCTACGCCTTCGGCATGTATCTGATGCGCCAGATCGGCCGCGACGGCAGCTACCAGAGCGACCTGCCGGACTTCATGGTCTTCCTCGACTGGAAGGAACTGCCCTGGTACTGGGCGGGGTCCGACTCCTTCCTGTGGGCGCTCTTCCTCGCCATGGCGCTGCCCGGCCTGGTCGCCTTCGTGTTCGGCTACTTCGCCTTCCGCTCGCGCATCAAGGGTGTGTACTTCTCCATCATCACCCAGGCGCTCACCTACGCCGCGATGCTGCTGTTCTTCCGCAACGAGACCGGCTTCGGCGGCAACAACGGCTTCACCGACTTCAAGCGCATCCTCGGCTACAGCATCACCTCGCCGGAAATGCGGGCGACGCTGTTCGCGCTCTCCGCGCTGCTGCTGATCGCCTGCCTGGTGCTCGGCCGCTACCTCGTTTCCTCGCGCTTCGGCCGCGTGCTCGCCGCCATCCGCGATGCCGAGAGCCGGGTCATGTTCATCGGCTACAACCCGCTGCACTACAAGCTCTTCATGTGGACGCTGTCGGCGGTGTTGTGCGGCCTGGCGGGCGCGCTCTACGTGCCGCAGGTGGGCATCATCAACCCCTCGGAAATGAGCCCGGCCAACTCGATCGAGATTGCGGTGTGGGTGGCCGTGGGCGGCCGCGGCACGCTGGTGGGCGCGGTGCTCGGCGCCGGCATCGTCAATCTGGCCAAGAGCTTCTTCACCGTCACCGTGCCGGAATACTGGCCCTTCTTCCTCGGCTTCCTCTTCATCGCGGTCACGCTTTACCTGCCGGACGGCGTGGTTGGTCTGTGGCGCAAGCTGCGCGCCCGCAAGGGCCCCGACAGCGCGGCGGCGGCGCCGGCCGTGACCGCAGCGCCCGTGGGCGAAACCGCGCCCGAAACCACCGTCGCCAAGGGAGCCACGGCATGA
- the urtE gene encoding urea ABC transporter ATP-binding subunit UrtE: protein MLKVDNLNQYYGGSHILRGLSFEVPVGKVTTLLGRNGVGKTTLLKTLMGLVPAASGTIHFGAQDITRAPSYNRVRAGIGYVPQGREIFPRLSVEENLLMGLATQPRGSSIPQRIFEMFPVLKQMMGRRGGDLSGGQQQQLAIGRALAFGPKLLILDEPTEGIQPSIIKDIERAIRSLAATGEMAILLVEQYYDFARALSDQYLVMERGEIVMRGEGANMDADGVREALAV, encoded by the coding sequence ATGCTGAAAGTCGACAACCTCAACCAGTACTACGGCGGCAGCCACATCCTGCGCGGCCTCTCGTTCGAAGTGCCGGTGGGCAAGGTCACCACGCTGCTCGGCCGTAACGGCGTCGGCAAGACCACGCTGCTCAAGACCCTGATGGGCCTCGTGCCCGCCGCCAGCGGCACGATCCACTTCGGTGCGCAGGACATCACCCGCGCACCATCGTACAACCGCGTGCGCGCCGGCATCGGCTACGTCCCGCAAGGGCGCGAAATCTTTCCGCGCCTCAGCGTCGAAGAAAACCTGCTGATGGGTCTCGCCACGCAGCCGCGCGGCAGCAGCATCCCGCAACGCATCTTCGAAATGTTCCCGGTACTCAAGCAGATGATGGGGCGGCGCGGCGGCGACCTCTCCGGCGGCCAGCAACAACAGCTCGCCATCGGCCGCGCGCTCGCCTTCGGCCCCAAGCTGCTGATCCTCGACGAACCGACCGAGGGCATCCAGCCCTCGATCATCAAGGACATCGAACGCGCCATCCGCAGCCTCGCCGCCACCGGCGAGATGGCCATCCTGCTCGTCGAACAGTATTACGACTTCGCCCGCGCCCTCTCCGATCAATACCTCGTCATGGAGCGTGGCGAAATCGTCATGCGCGGCGAGGGCGCCAACATGGATGCCGACGGCGTGCGCGAAGCGCTCGCGGTCTGA
- the napA gene encoding periplasmic nitrate reductase subunit alpha, with the protein MKLTRRAFIKQSAALSTAAAAGIPAETLGANIVTDAALTKLAWHKAPCRFCGVGCGVNVAVRDNRVVATHGDINAEVNRGINCVKGYFLSKIMYGADRLTEPLLRQTNGQYDKNGDLQPVSWERAFDVMAEQFKKALREKGPSGVGMFGSGQWTIWEGYAAAKLYKAGFRSNNIDPNARHCMASAVAGFMRTFGMDEPMGCYDDFEQADAFVLWGANMAEMHPILWTRLTDRRLSAPQSRVAVLSVFEHRCYDLADLTLTFRPQTDLAILNYIANYIIQRGAVNRDFINRHTRFMTGNTDIGYGLRPEHPLQKAKNVAAPGGGQPSTFDEYAAFVAKYDVDTVARLSNVPKDRLEQLAQLYADPKVKVMSLFTMGFNQHTRGTWCSHLLYNLHLLTGKISSPGNGPFSLTGQPSACGTAREVGTFSHRLPADMVVTNPQHRETAERIWKLPAGTIPDKPGYHAVLQNRMLKDGQLQAYWVMCNNNMQAAPNIAQEAWPGYRNPSNFVVVSDAYPTMTTVAADLVLPTAMWVEKEGAYGNAERRTQFWHQLVQAPGQARSDLWQLMEFSKRFRMEEVWPAELLAKAPQYRGKTLFDVLFRNGEVDKFPATQVEAGYANDEARAFGFYPQKGLFEEYAQFGRGHGHDLAPFDTYHQVRGLRWPVVNGQETRWRYREGLDPYVKAGEDVKFYGMPDGKAVIYALPYEPAAEEPDKEYPFWLCTGRVLEHWHSGSMTQRVPELHRAFPNAVCFMHPDDTRKLGLRRGDEIEVVSRRGVMRTRVETRGRNKPPPGLVFVPWFDASQLINKVTLDATCPISLQTDFKKCAVNIRKV; encoded by the coding sequence ATGAAGCTGACCCGCCGCGCGTTCATTAAGCAGTCCGCCGCCCTCAGCACCGCTGCTGCGGCCGGCATCCCGGCCGAAACGCTGGGCGCCAACATCGTCACCGACGCCGCGCTGACCAAGCTCGCCTGGCACAAGGCGCCCTGTCGCTTCTGCGGCGTGGGCTGCGGGGTGAACGTGGCGGTGCGCGACAACCGCGTCGTCGCCACCCACGGCGACATCAACGCCGAGGTCAATCGCGGCATCAACTGCGTCAAGGGCTACTTCCTGTCCAAGATCATGTACGGCGCCGACCGCCTGACCGAGCCGCTGCTGCGCCAGACCAACGGCCAGTACGACAAGAACGGCGATCTGCAGCCGGTGAGCTGGGAGCGCGCCTTCGACGTGATGGCCGAGCAGTTCAAGAAGGCGCTGCGCGAGAAGGGGCCGTCCGGCGTGGGCATGTTCGGCTCGGGCCAATGGACCATCTGGGAAGGTTACGCCGCCGCCAAGCTCTACAAGGCAGGCTTCCGTTCCAACAACATCGACCCCAACGCGCGCCATTGCATGGCCTCCGCCGTGGCCGGCTTCATGCGCACCTTCGGCATGGACGAGCCGATGGGCTGCTACGACGACTTCGAGCAGGCCGACGCCTTCGTGCTGTGGGGCGCGAACATGGCAGAGATGCACCCCATCCTGTGGACGCGGCTGACCGACCGCCGGCTGTCCGCGCCGCAGTCGAGGGTCGCGGTGCTGTCGGTGTTCGAACACCGCTGTTACGACCTCGCCGACCTGACGCTGACCTTCCGCCCCCAGACCGACCTCGCGATCCTCAACTACATCGCCAACTACATCATCCAGCGCGGCGCGGTGAATCGCGACTTCATCAACCGCCACACCCGCTTCATGACCGGCAACACCGACATCGGCTACGGCCTGCGGCCGGAGCACCCGCTGCAGAAGGCCAAGAACGTCGCCGCGCCGGGCGGCGGACAGCCGAGCACGTTCGACGAGTACGCCGCCTTCGTGGCCAAGTACGACGTGGACACGGTGGCGCGCCTGTCCAATGTGCCGAAGGACCGGCTGGAGCAGCTCGCGCAGCTCTACGCCGATCCCAAGGTCAAGGTGATGTCGCTGTTCACGATGGGCTTCAACCAGCACACGCGCGGCACCTGGTGCAGCCACCTGCTGTACAACCTGCACCTGCTCACCGGCAAGATCTCGTCGCCGGGCAACGGGCCGTTCTCGCTCACCGGCCAGCCTTCGGCCTGCGGCACCGCGCGCGAGGTCGGCACCTTCTCGCACCGGCTGCCGGCCGACATGGTCGTCACCAATCCGCAGCACCGCGAAACCGCGGAACGCATCTGGAAGCTGCCGGCAGGCACCATCCCCGACAAGCCGGGCTACCACGCGGTGTTGCAGAACCGCATGCTCAAGGACGGCCAACTGCAGGCCTACTGGGTGATGTGCAACAACAACATGCAGGCCGCGCCCAACATCGCGCAGGAAGCCTGGCCCGGCTACCGCAACCCGTCCAACTTCGTCGTGGTGTCCGACGCCTACCCGACCATGACCACGGTGGCGGCGGACCTGGTGCTGCCGACGGCGATGTGGGTGGAGAAAGAAGGCGCCTACGGCAACGCCGAGCGCCGCACCCAGTTCTGGCACCAGCTGGTGCAGGCGCCCGGACAGGCGCGTTCGGACCTGTGGCAGCTGATGGAATTCTCCAAGCGCTTCCGCATGGAAGAAGTGTGGCCCGCCGAACTGCTGGCCAAGGCGCCGCAGTACCGCGGCAAGACCTTGTTCGACGTGCTGTTCCGCAACGGCGAGGTCGACAAGTTCCCCGCCACGCAGGTCGAGGCCGGCTACGCCAACGACGAAGCCCGCGCCTTCGGCTTCTACCCGCAGAAGGGGCTGTTCGAGGAGTACGCCCAGTTTGGCCGCGGCCACGGCCACGACCTCGCGCCTTTCGACACCTACCACCAGGTGCGCGGGCTGCGCTGGCCGGTGGTAAACGGCCAGGAAACGCGCTGGCGCTACCGCGAGGGCCTGGACCCCTACGTGAAGGCCGGCGAGGACGTGAAGTTCTACGGCATGCCCGACGGCAAGGCGGTGATCTACGCCCTGCCCTACGAACCGGCGGCCGAGGAGCCGGACAAGGAGTACCCGTTCTGGCTATGCACCGGCCGTGTGCTGGAACACTGGCATTCCGGCTCGATGACGCAGCGCGTGCCGGAACTGCACCGCGCCTTCCCGAATGCGGTGTGCTTCATGCACCCGGACGACACCCGCAAGCTCGGCCTGCGCCGCGGCGACGAGATCGAGGTGGTGTCGCGCCGCGGGGTCATGCGCACCCGGGTGGAGACGCGCGGCCGCAACAAGCCGCCACCGGGCCTGGTGTTCGTGCCCTGGTTCGATGCCAGCCAGCTGATCAACAAGGTGACGCTGGACGCGACCTGCCCGATCTCGCTGCAGACGGACTTCAAGAAGTGCGCGGTGAACATCCGCAAGGTCTAG
- the napE gene encoding periplasmic nitrate reductase, NapE protein codes for MSQEPPSTRQEELRSFLFLAFVTAPVLAVLIVAGYGFAVWMFQLLSGQLPTS; via the coding sequence ATGTCACAAGAACCGCCGTCTACCCGCCAGGAGGAGTTGCGCTCCTTCCTGTTTCTCGCCTTCGTCACCGCCCCTGTGCTCGCCGTGCTGATCGTGGCCGGCTATGGCTTCGCGGTGTGGATGTTCCAGCTGCTCAGCGGCCAGTTGCCCACCTCCTGA
- a CDS encoding LysR substrate-binding domain-containing protein: MANGCTWDSLDAHLLRVLHVLLTEGSVSRAARRLNQSQPAVSTALKRLRDITGDKLLVRSRTGMTPTERGAELLEPVRIALEQMERIAAGPEGFEPANSRRVFNIATPDYLNALMLGEIVADIHRQAPGAQVAFHSMTQTFDYPRALESGELDLVIGNWPNPPEHLRTAPLFEDRMVVMMRTGHPLAGAPLTLSAWLAAEHVVPTSYSVGQRGVVDVYLARERLRRNVVAHVPYFHMAPYMVLQSDLVFTAPARFASHYADFLPMAVVDAPAELPRMAYYLLWHDRSQHSAECRWLRERIIRAARPDPAPAPLRRVA, translated from the coding sequence ATGGCCAACGGATGCACCTGGGATTCGCTCGACGCGCACCTGCTGCGCGTGCTGCACGTACTGCTCACCGAAGGCAGCGTGTCGCGCGCCGCGCGCCGGCTCAACCAGTCGCAGCCCGCGGTCAGCACCGCGCTCAAGCGCCTGCGCGACATCACCGGCGACAAGCTGCTCGTGCGCTCGCGGACCGGCATGACGCCCACCGAACGCGGCGCCGAACTGCTCGAACCGGTGCGCATCGCGCTCGAACAGATGGAACGCATCGCCGCCGGACCCGAAGGCTTCGAACCGGCCAACTCGCGCCGCGTCTTCAACATCGCCACGCCCGATTACCTCAATGCGCTGATGCTGGGCGAGATCGTCGCCGACATCCATCGCCAGGCACCGGGCGCGCAGGTCGCGTTTCACTCGATGACGCAGACCTTCGACTACCCGCGTGCGCTCGAATCGGGCGAACTCGACCTCGTCATCGGCAACTGGCCCAACCCGCCGGAACACCTGCGCACCGCGCCGCTGTTCGAGGACCGCATGGTGGTGATGATGCGCACCGGCCACCCGCTGGCGGGCGCGCCGCTCACCCTGTCGGCCTGGCTGGCGGCCGAGCACGTGGTGCCCACCTCCTACTCGGTCGGCCAACGCGGGGTGGTGGACGTCTACCTCGCGCGCGAGCGCCTGCGCCGCAACGTCGTCGCCCATGTGCCGTATTTCCACATGGCGCCGTACATGGTGCTGCAGTCCGACCTGGTGTTTACCGCACCGGCGCGCTTCGCCTCGCACTACGCCGATTTCCTGCCGATGGCGGTGGTGGATGCGCCGGCCGAGCTGCCGCGCATGGCCTACTACCTGCTGTGGCACGACCGCAGCCAGCACTCTGCCGAATGCCGCTGGCTGCGCGAACGCATCATCCGCGCCGCACGGCCCGATCCGGCACCGGCGCCGCTGCGGCGCGTGGCCTGA
- the urtD gene encoding urea ABC transporter ATP-binding protein UrtD — translation MTETTELERRARAFAEAGGRENWEGAAATGHVATGELDLSHNVILYLDDITVSFDGFRALNKLSLTIDAGELRCIIGPNGAGKTTMMDVITGKTRPDEGKAFFGQTLDLTRMTEPEIAHAGIGRKFQKPTIFENHSAFENLELAMKADKRVRRTLFASLFDDERDRIADVLKQIRLDKFADRSAGLLSHGQKQWLEIGMLLMQEPKLLLLDEPVAGMTDDETERTAELFVSLAGKHSLMVVEHDMAFVEALGGKVTVLCEGSVLAEGDLATVQADSRVIEVYLGR, via the coding sequence ATGACCGAAACCACCGAACTGGAACGCCGCGCGCGCGCCTTCGCCGAAGCGGGCGGGCGCGAGAACTGGGAGGGCGCCGCCGCCACCGGCCACGTCGCCACCGGCGAACTGGACCTGTCGCACAACGTCATCCTGTATCTGGACGACATCACGGTGAGCTTCGACGGCTTCCGCGCGCTCAACAAGCTGTCGCTCACGATCGACGCGGGCGAGCTGCGCTGCATCATCGGCCCCAACGGCGCCGGCAAGACCACGATGATGGACGTCATCACCGGCAAGACGCGGCCCGACGAGGGCAAGGCCTTCTTCGGCCAGACTCTGGACCTGACCCGCATGACCGAGCCGGAGATCGCCCACGCCGGCATCGGCCGCAAGTTCCAGAAGCCGACCATCTTCGAGAACCACAGCGCGTTCGAGAACCTGGAACTGGCGATGAAGGCCGACAAGCGGGTGCGCCGCACGCTGTTCGCCAGCCTGTTCGACGACGAGCGCGACCGCATCGCCGACGTGCTCAAGCAGATCCGCCTCGACAAGTTCGCCGACCGCAGTGCCGGGCTGCTGTCGCACGGTCAGAAGCAGTGGCTGGAGATCGGCATGCTGCTGATGCAGGAGCCCAAGCTGCTGCTGCTCGACGAGCCGGTGGCCGGCATGACCGACGACGAAACCGAGCGCACCGCCGAACTGTTCGTGAGCCTCGCCGGCAAGCATTCACTGATGGTGGTGGAGCACGACATGGCCTTCGTCGAGGCGCTCGGCGGCAAGGTCACCGTGCTGTGCGAAGGATCGGTGCTGGCTGAAGGTGATCTCGCCACGGTGCAGGCGGATTCGCGGGTTATCGAGGTTTATCTGGGGCGTTGA
- a CDS encoding enoyl-CoA hydratase/isomerase family protein has protein sequence MNGQILVDRGDAVATVSLSNPGKLNAVNAGMWRQLRAAFAELGADPGVRCIVLRGAGDEAFAAGGDIEEFRTVRATVDDALHYHEELVAAALNAIRDCPVPTVAAIRGACVGGGLEIAGCCDLRIAGASSRFGAPINKLGFSMYPGEMAGLLALVGPAVVLEILLEGRILDAAEALQKGLLSRVVDDANVFDEAAACAARIAAGAPLVARWHKQWAKRLQRPEPLSEAERRAAFDFLATEDYREGLEAFLAKRKPVFKGR, from the coding sequence ATGAACGGACAGATCCTTGTCGATCGCGGCGATGCCGTCGCCACGGTTTCCCTTTCCAACCCCGGCAAGCTGAACGCGGTGAATGCCGGCATGTGGCGCCAGTTGCGCGCAGCCTTTGCGGAACTCGGTGCCGATCCCGGCGTGCGCTGCATCGTGCTGCGCGGAGCGGGCGACGAGGCCTTCGCCGCCGGCGGCGACATCGAGGAGTTCCGCACCGTGCGCGCGACGGTGGACGACGCCCTGCACTACCACGAGGAACTGGTGGCGGCCGCGCTCAACGCGATCCGTGACTGTCCGGTGCCGACGGTGGCGGCGATTCGCGGCGCCTGCGTCGGCGGCGGGCTGGAGATCGCCGGCTGCTGCGACCTGCGCATCGCGGGCGCGTCTTCGCGCTTCGGCGCACCGATCAACAAGCTCGGCTTCTCGATGTACCCGGGGGAAATGGCGGGCCTGCTGGCGCTGGTGGGTCCGGCGGTGGTGCTGGAGATCCTGCTGGAGGGCCGCATCCTGGACGCCGCCGAGGCTTTGCAGAAGGGCCTACTGAGCAGGGTCGTCGATGACGCGAACGTGTTCGACGAAGCCGCCGCCTGCGCCGCGCGCATCGCCGCCGGGGCGCCGCTGGTGGCGCGCTGGCACAAGCAGTGGGCGAAGCGCCTGCAGCGCCCGGAGCCGCTGAGCGAAGCCGAACGCCGCGCGGCCTTCGACTTCCTCGCCACCGAGGACTACCGCGAGGGACTGGAAGCCTTCCTCGCCAAGCGCAAGCCGGTGTTCAAGGGGCGCTGA
- the urtA gene encoding urea ABC transporter substrate-binding protein, with product MQTRRSFIKALALSASIAAIGAPFGAHAADTIKVGILHSLSGTMAISETALKNVALMTIEEINAKGGVMGKKLEPVVVDPASNWPLFAEKARQLVAQDKVAAVFGCWTSVSRKSVNPVFKELNGLLFYPVQYEGEELEKNVFYTGAAPNQQAIPAVEYLMSAEGGSAKRFVLLGTDYVYPRTTNKILRAFLKSKGVADADIMEDYTPFGHSDYQTIIANIKKFASEGKKTAVISTINGDSNVPFYKELGNAGLKATDVPVVAFSVGEEELRGVDTKPLVGHLAAWNYFMTVKNPENTAFIKKYKDWAKKNGVPNADTVVTNDPMEATYVGIYMWKQAVEKAKSTDTDKVIAALGGQTFKAPSGFTLTMDKTNHHLHKPVFIGEVRADGQFDVVWKTKEPIRAQPWSPFIPGNEGKQGL from the coding sequence ATGCAAACCCGTCGCAGCTTCATCAAGGCCCTCGCGCTGTCCGCTTCCATCGCCGCGATCGGCGCGCCGTTCGGCGCCCACGCCGCCGACACCATCAAGGTCGGCATCCTGCATTCGCTGTCGGGCACGATGGCGATCTCCGAGACCGCGCTGAAGAACGTCGCGCTGATGACGATCGAGGAAATCAACGCCAAGGGCGGCGTGATGGGCAAGAAGCTGGAGCCGGTGGTGGTCGACCCGGCGTCGAACTGGCCGCTGTTCGCCGAGAAGGCGCGCCAGCTGGTTGCCCAGGACAAGGTCGCCGCGGTGTTCGGCTGCTGGACCTCGGTCTCCCGCAAGTCGGTGAACCCGGTGTTCAAGGAATTGAACGGCCTGCTGTTCTACCCGGTGCAGTACGAAGGCGAAGAGCTGGAAAAGAACGTGTTCTACACCGGCGCCGCGCCCAACCAGCAGGCCATCCCGGCCGTGGAATACCTGATGAGCGCCGAAGGCGGCAGCGCCAAGCGCTTCGTGCTGCTGGGCACCGACTACGTGTATCCGCGCACCACCAACAAGATCCTGCGCGCCTTCCTCAAGAGCAAGGGCGTGGCCGATGCGGACATCATGGAGGACTACACTCCCTTCGGTCACTCGGACTACCAGACCATCATCGCCAACATCAAGAAGTTCGCCTCCGAGGGCAAGAAGACGGCGGTGATCTCCACCATCAACGGCGACTCCAACGTGCCGTTCTACAAGGAACTCGGCAACGCCGGCCTGAAGGCGACCGACGTGCCGGTGGTGGCGTTCTCGGTGGGTGAAGAGGAACTGCGCGGCGTCGACACCAAGCCGCTGGTCGGCCACCTCGCCGCCTGGAACTACTTCATGACCGTGAAGAACCCGGAAAACACCGCCTTCATCAAGAAGTACAAGGACTGGGCGAAGAAGAACGGCGTGCCCAACGCCGACACCGTGGTCACCAACGACCCGATGGAAGCCACCTACGTCGGCATCTACATGTGGAAGCAGGCGGTCGAGAAGGCCAAGTCCACCGACACCGACAAGGTCATCGCCGCGCTCGGCGGCCAGACCTTCAAGGCGCCGTCCGGCTTCACGCTGACCATGGACAAGACCAACCACCACCTGCACAAGCCGGTGTTCATCGGCGAAGTGCGCGCCGACGGCCAGTTCGACGTGGTGTGGAAGACCAAGGAGCCGATCCGCGCCCAGCCGTGGAGCCCGTTCATCCCGGGTAACGAAGGCAAGCAGGGGCTTTGA
- a CDS encoding DUF485 domain-containing protein, protein MSSSVYAHIRRNPRFAELVAKRTRFATLLAAIVLVVFYGFVLVVAFAPQIVGQRLSEGSNLTIGIVAGLFQFIFFWVLTFVYVRRANGEFDAINTEIVRAAWQEEK, encoded by the coding sequence ATGTCCAGTTCTGTGTACGCCCATATCAGGCGCAACCCGCGTTTCGCGGAGCTTGTCGCCAAGCGCACCCGCTTCGCCACGCTGCTGGCGGCGATCGTGCTCGTCGTGTTCTACGGCTTCGTGCTGGTGGTGGCCTTCGCGCCGCAGATTGTCGGCCAGCGCCTGTCGGAGGGCAGCAACCTGACCATCGGCATCGTCGCCGGTCTGTTCCAGTTCATCTTTTTCTGGGTGCTGACCTTCGTCTATGTGCGCCGCGCCAACGGCGAGTTCGACGCGATCAACACCGAGATCGTCCGCGCCGCCTGGCAGGAGGAGAAGTAA
- the urtB gene encoding urea ABC transporter permease subunit UrtB codes for MNRLLLRLALLFASLACLALPARAALDPALVAGFAGDFNSRVAAIEALGVEGSAAARALLDAVEAGNVGTAADKVVVIDGDAVKDAASGEALQIAADEVETITVNNRIRRALATAHAALALSAESGADRLAAANTLTENTSESLLPLFERTLAGEKDEAVRGVLSRAVARVNLGSADAAKRLKAAEALGESSDPAVKNMLAALLEKRGEGKDASWAEPDAEVRAAAEASIKAIDRRIATAQAVGTVFSGLSLGSILLLAALGLAITYGVMGIINMAHGELLMVGAYATFLVQGLFRSYLPAYLDWYVVAAIPVAFFAAALVGVAMERLVLRHLYGRPLESLLATWGLSLVLIQAARVVFGPQNLELANPGWMSGGMELAAGVVLPYNRIVIIGFAVFVLVLIWLMMQKTRLGMFVRAVTQNRPMAGCVGVPTARVDTLAFAIGSGVAGLGGLALSQIANVGPAMGQGYIVDAFMVVVLGGVGQLAGAVWAALGLGIVAKFLEGWAGAVIAKILVLVFIIVFIQKRPQGIFALKGRFADS; via the coding sequence ATGAACCGATTGCTGCTGCGGCTCGCGCTGCTCTTCGCCTCGCTCGCCTGCCTTGCCCTGCCGGCCCGTGCCGCGCTCGATCCCGCCCTGGTGGCCGGGTTCGCCGGCGATTTCAACAGCCGCGTCGCCGCCATCGAGGCGTTGGGCGTGGAGGGCAGCGCCGCGGCGCGCGCGCTGCTCGATGCGGTGGAGGCCGGCAATGTCGGCACCGCCGCCGACAAGGTGGTCGTCATCGATGGCGACGCGGTCAAGGACGCCGCCAGCGGCGAAGCCCTGCAGATCGCCGCCGACGAGGTCGAGACGATCACGGTGAACAACCGCATCCGCCGCGCCCTCGCCACCGCGCATGCCGCGCTGGCGCTGTCGGCGGAGAGCGGGGCCGATCGCCTCGCTGCCGCCAACACGCTGACCGAGAACACCTCCGAATCGCTGCTGCCGCTGTTCGAACGCACGCTCGCCGGGGAAAAGGACGAAGCCGTGCGCGGCGTGCTCAGCCGCGCGGTCGCCCGCGTCAACCTCGGCTCCGCCGACGCCGCCAAGCGCCTGAAGGCCGCCGAGGCGCTCGGCGAATCCTCCGATCCGGCGGTAAAGAACATGCTCGCCGCGCTGCTGGAAAAGCGCGGCGAGGGCAAGGACGCCAGCTGGGCCGAACCCGACGCCGAGGTGCGCGCCGCGGCCGAAGCCTCGATCAAGGCGATCGACCGTCGCATCGCCACGGCGCAGGCGGTGGGTACGGTGTTCTCCGGCCTGTCGCTCGGCTCCATCCTGCTGCTGGCCGCGCTCGGCCTCGCGATCACCTACGGCGTGATGGGCATCATCAACATGGCCCACGGCGAACTGCTGATGGTCGGCGCCTACGCCACCTTCCTGGTGCAGGGCCTGTTCCGCAGCTACCTGCCGGCCTACCTCGACTGGTACGTGGTCGCCGCCATCCCGGTCGCCTTCTTCGCTGCCGCGCTGGTCGGCGTGGCGATGGAGCGGCTGGTGCTGCGCCACCTCTACGGCCGCCCGCTGGAATCGCTGCTCGCCACGTGGGGCCTGTCGCTGGTGCTGATCCAGGCTGCGCGCGTGGTGTTCGGTCCTCAGAACCTCGAACTCGCCAATCCGGGCTGGATGTCGGGCGGCATGGAACTCGCCGCGGGCGTGGTGCTGCCCTACAACCGCATCGTCATCATCGGCTTCGCCGTCTTCGTGCTGGTGCTGATCTGGCTGATGATGCAGAAGACCCGGCTCGGCATGTTCGTGCGCGCCGTCACCCAGAACCGCCCGATGGCCGGCTGCGTCGGCGTGCCGACGGCGCGGGTCGATACGCTGGCCTTCGCGATCGGCTCCGGCGTGGCCGGGCTGGGCGGGCTGGCGCTGTCGCAGATCGCCAACGTCGGCCCGGCGATGGGCCAGGGCTACATCGTCGATGCCTTCATGGTCGTGGTGCTCGGCGGCGTCGGCCAGTTGGCCGGCGCGGTGTGGGCGGCGCTCGGGCTGGGCATCGTCGCCAAGTTCCTCGAAGGCTGGGCCGGCGCGGTGATCGCCAAGATCCTGGTGCTGGTGTTCATCATCGTCTTCATCCAGAAGCGCCCGCAGGGGATCTTCGCCCTCAAGGGACGCTTCGCCGACAGCTGA
- a CDS encoding chaperone NapD translates to MLEDIEVHVTGVLVQALPDHVQAVCAAVANFPEAEVCAVSETGKLVVVCECASADETLALLDRIRDLAGVANVALVYQHTETGAEMDEEIDDEADPPRVH, encoded by the coding sequence GTGCTTGAAGACATCGAGGTTCATGTGACCGGCGTCCTGGTTCAGGCGCTGCCCGACCACGTGCAGGCGGTCTGCGCGGCGGTGGCGAATTTCCCGGAAGCCGAGGTCTGCGCCGTCAGCGAAACCGGCAAGCTCGTGGTGGTGTGCGAGTGCGCCAGCGCTGACGAAACCCTTGCCCTGCTCGACCGCATCCGCGATCTCGCCGGGGTGGCCAATGTCGCGCTGGTGTACCAGCACACCGAGACCGGCGCCGAGATGGATGAGGAGATCGACGATGAAGCTGACCCGCCGCGCGTTCATTAA